One Phocaeicola dorei genomic region harbors:
- a CDS encoding argininosuccinate synthase yields MEEKKKKVVVAFSGGLDTSFTVMYLAKEKGYEVYAACANTGGFSEEQLKQNEENAYKLGAVKYVTLDVTQEYYEKSLKYMVFGNVLRNGTYPISVSSERIFQGLAIARYANEIGADAIAHGSTGAGNDQIRFDMTFLVLAPGVEIITLTRDMALSRQQEIDYLNEHGFAADFTKLKYSYNVGLWGTSICGGEILDSAQGLPESAYLKQVTKEGSEQLRLTFEKGELKAVNDEKFDDPIKAIQKVEEIGAPYGIGRDMHVGDTIIGIKGRVGFEAAAPMLIIGAHRFLEKYTLSKWQQYWKDQVANWYGMFLHESQYLEPVMRDIEAMLQESQRNVNGTAILELRPLSFSTVGVESKDDLVKTKFGEYGEMQKGWTAEDAKGFIKVTSTPLRVYYNNHKDEEI; encoded by the coding sequence ATGGAAGAAAAGAAGAAAAAAGTAGTAGTGGCATTCAGCGGGGGGCTTGATACCTCTTTCACTGTAATGTATCTGGCTAAGGAAAAAGGGTATGAAGTGTATGCAGCTTGTGCAAACACGGGTGGTTTCAGTGAGGAGCAGCTGAAGCAGAACGAAGAGAACGCTTACAAACTGGGTGCTGTGAAGTATGTGACATTGGATGTGACCCAGGAATACTATGAGAAGAGCTTGAAATATATGGTATTCGGTAATGTGCTCCGTAATGGTACTTATCCTATTTCTGTAAGTTCTGAACGTATCTTCCAAGGGTTGGCTATAGCGCGTTATGCTAATGAAATAGGTGCGGACGCTATCGCACACGGCTCGACTGGTGCGGGTAATGACCAGATTCGTTTCGATATGACTTTTTTGGTACTGGCTCCGGGAGTTGAGATCATTACATTGACCCGTGACATGGCATTAAGCCGTCAGCAGGAAATCGATTATTTGAACGAACATGGTTTTGCCGCTGACTTTACAAAATTGAAATATTCTTATAATGTAGGTCTTTGGGGGACTTCTATCTGCGGTGGGGAAATATTGGACTCTGCGCAGGGTTTGCCCGAAAGTGCTTATTTAAAACAGGTGACCAAGGAAGGAAGCGAACAACTTCGTCTTACATTTGAAAAAGGTGAACTGAAAGCTGTTAATGACGAGAAGTTTGATGATCCTATCAAGGCTATTCAAAAAGTGGAGGAGATCGGTGCGCCCTACGGTATCGGCCGCGACATGCACGTTGGGGATACCATTATCGGTATCAAAGGGCGTGTAGGATTCGAGGCTGCTGCTCCTATGCTGATTATCGGTGCCCATCGTTTCCTTGAAAAATATACGTTGAGCAAGTGGCAGCAATATTGGAAAGACCAGGTTGCCAATTGGTACGGAATGTTCTTGCATGAAAGTCAGTATCTGGAACCGGTAATGCGCGATATTGAGGCAATGTTGCAGGAGTCTCAGCGTAATGTAAATGGTACAGCTATCTTGGAACTCCGTCCGCTTTCATTCTCTACTGTGGGTGTTGAATCAAAAGACGATCTGGTGAAGACCAAATTTGGTGAATATGGTGAAATGCAGAAGGGATGGACAGCAGAAGATGCTAAAGGCTTTATCAAAGTGACTTCTACACCTTTGCGTGTTTATTATAATAACCACAAGGACGAAGAAATTTAA
- a CDS encoding GNAT family N-acetyltransferase, whose product MDAKQVDVMVADASHEVYVDKILDTIREAAKVRGTGIAERTHEYVTTKMKEGKAIIALCGDDFAGFTYIESWGNKQYVATSGLIVHPNYRGIGLAKRIKAASFRLARLRWPKAKIFSLTSGAAVMKMNTELGYVPVTFNELTDDEAFWKGCEGCINHDILVAKNRKFCICTAMLYDPALHEEDTI is encoded by the coding sequence ATGGATGCTAAACAAGTGGATGTGATGGTGGCAGATGCCTCACATGAAGTTTACGTTGATAAAATTTTAGATACTATTAGAGAAGCTGCTAAGGTACGCGGAACAGGCATTGCAGAACGCACACATGAATATGTGACTACAAAGATGAAAGAAGGAAAGGCGATTATTGCCTTATGTGGAGATGATTTTGCAGGATTTACCTATATTGAGTCATGGGGAAACAAGCAATATGTAGCAACCTCGGGATTGATTGTGCATCCTAATTATCGTGGAATAGGTTTGGCCAAGCGTATAAAGGCGGCTTCGTTCCGATTGGCACGTCTACGATGGCCTAAAGCAAAGATATTCAGTCTGACCAGTGGCGCGGCGGTAATGAAAATGAATACAGAACTGGGATATGTTCCTGTAACTTTCAATGAACTGACTGATGATGAGGCCTTTTGGAAAGGTTGTGAAGGCTGTATCAATCACGATATATTAGTGGCGAAGAACCGTAAGTTCTGTATTTGTACAGCCATGCTTTACGATCCGGCTTTGCACGAAGAAGACACTATTTAA
- the rhaB gene encoding rhamnulokinase: MEHTYFFAVDLGATSGRTILGCLGEGKMELKELTRFPNHIIETGGHCYWDIYALYNEIIKGLKVVAKDNLPIQSIGIDTWGVDFVLVGKDGELLRNPYCYRDPHTIGAPEEYFTHIPRERVYDITGIQIMNFNSLFQLSTLHRNHCSALEAADKILFMPDALSYMLTGKMVTEYTIASTSQMLNPRTKCFEKELLDVADIKKEQFGRFVFPGEPIGVLTEEVQKITGLGAIPVIAVAGHDTGSAVAAVPAQNEKFAYLSSGTWSLMGIEVKDAIINKESFEQNFTNEGGVEGTTRFLKNICGMWLLERCRKEWEATNNYSYTELIDAALAVPAFRSVINPDAPCFANPSSMIQAIGHYCKETNQPVPQSYGEITRCIFDSLALRYKQVFGYLQQMAPFPIEKLHIIGGGSRNNLLNQFTCNAVGVPVIAGPSEGTAIGNIMLQAKANGLVNDIAAMRQLISTSIETVSFEPQQAEEWEEAYKKYLAHYREDI, encoded by the coding sequence ATGGAACACACTTATTTCTTTGCGGTAGACCTGGGAGCCACCAGCGGACGTACCATCTTAGGTTGCCTGGGAGAAGGCAAAATGGAGTTGAAAGAACTGACTCGTTTCCCTAACCATATTATAGAAACCGGAGGACATTGTTATTGGGATATTTATGCCTTATACAATGAAATTATCAAGGGACTGAAAGTGGTAGCCAAAGACAATCTGCCTATCCAGTCTATCGGTATTGATACTTGGGGGGTGGATTTCGTATTAGTGGGCAAAGATGGAGAGTTACTCCGCAATCCTTATTGTTATCGCGACCCTCACACAATAGGTGCACCCGAAGAATATTTTACCCATATTCCCCGTGAACGAGTATATGACATCACTGGAATCCAGATTATGAATTTCAATTCCTTGTTCCAATTATCAACACTCCACCGCAATCATTGCTCGGCCTTGGAAGCAGCAGATAAAATACTGTTTATGCCGGATGCTTTAAGTTATATGCTGACCGGTAAAATGGTAACAGAATATACCATCGCTTCTACTTCCCAGATGTTGAATCCGCGCACCAAATGCTTCGAAAAGGAACTACTGGATGTAGCAGATATCAAGAAAGAACAGTTCGGCCGTTTTGTTTTTCCAGGGGAACCTATTGGAGTGCTGACAGAAGAAGTGCAAAAAATTACAGGTCTGGGAGCTATTCCTGTTATTGCCGTTGCCGGTCATGACACAGGTTCAGCCGTAGCTGCCGTACCTGCACAAAACGAAAAATTCGCATATCTGAGTTCCGGCACGTGGAGCTTGATGGGGATTGAAGTGAAAGATGCTATTATAAATAAGGAAAGCTTTGAACAGAACTTCACCAACGAAGGAGGTGTGGAAGGAACGACCCGGTTCCTGAAAAATATCTGTGGCATGTGGTTGTTGGAACGTTGCCGCAAAGAATGGGAAGCAACCAACAACTATTCTTATACAGAACTGATAGATGCAGCCCTGGCAGTTCCCGCTTTCCGCAGTGTCATCAATCCCGATGCTCCCTGCTTCGCCAATCCGTCATCTATGATTCAAGCCATCGGACATTATTGCAAAGAAACCAACCAACCTGTACCACAGAGTTATGGCGAAATCACTCGTTGTATTTTCGACAGTCTTGCCCTGCGCTACAAACAAGTATTCGGCTATTTGCAACAAATGGCCCCGTTCCCCATCGAAAAGCTGCACATTATCGGTGGAGGCTCACGAAACAATTTGTTAAACCAATTCACTTGCAACGCAGTGGGCGTACCTGTTATAGCAGGTCCCAGTGAAGGAACAGCTATCGGCAACATTATGTTACAGGCAAAAGCCAACGGGCTGGTAAACGATATTGCGGCTATGCGCCAACTAATCAGCACTTCCATAGAAACCGTTTCTTTTGAGCCCCAGCAAGCAGAAGAATGGGAAGAAGCATATAAGAAGTATTTAGCTCATTATAGAGAAGATATTTAA
- the rhaD gene encoding rhamnulose-1-phosphate aldolase encodes MKSILDNRPELVKEVNKVAEVAGYLWQKGWAERNGGNITVNITEYVDDEIRQMPAISEVKQIGVTLPHLKGCYFYCKGTNMRMRDLARWPMDNGSVIRILDDCASYVIIADKPVQPTSEVPSHLSVHNYLTSIGSPYKASVHTHPIELIALSHNKKFMEKDVATNLLWSMIPETKAFCPRGLGMIPYQLPSSVELADATIKELADYDVVMWEKHGIFAVDCDVMAAFDQIDVLNKSALIYIAAKNMGFEPDGMSQEQMKEMSVAFNLPK; translated from the coding sequence ATGAAATCAATCTTAGACAATCGCCCCGAATTGGTCAAAGAGGTGAATAAAGTAGCCGAAGTAGCCGGATATTTGTGGCAAAAAGGATGGGCCGAACGTAACGGAGGTAATATCACCGTCAATATCACCGAGTATGTAGACGATGAAATCCGTCAGATGCCCGCTATCAGCGAAGTAAAACAAATCGGTGTAACACTGCCTCACTTGAAAGGCTGTTATTTTTATTGCAAAGGAACCAATATGCGTATGCGGGATTTGGCACGTTGGCCTATGGATAACGGTTCTGTCATCCGTATTTTAGATGATTGTGCTAGTTATGTCATTATTGCCGACAAACCGGTTCAACCTACTTCGGAAGTTCCCTCCCACCTGAGCGTACACAATTATCTCACTAGCATAGGCTCTCCTTATAAAGCATCCGTACACACACACCCCATCGAACTGATTGCCTTGTCTCACAACAAAAAGTTCATGGAGAAAGATGTGGCAACCAACCTGCTATGGAGCATGATTCCCGAAACAAAAGCATTCTGCCCACGTGGATTGGGCATGATTCCTTATCAGTTACCCAGTTCTGTAGAATTAGCAGATGCAACTATCAAGGAATTGGCTGATTATGATGTAGTCATGTGGGAAAAACACGGTATCTTTGCTGTTGACTGTGACGTAATGGCCGCATTCGACCAAATTGATGTTTTAAATAAATCCGCATTAATTTACATCGCTGCCAAAAATATGGGATTTGAACCCGACGGCATGAGCCAGGAACAGATGAAAGAAATGAGTGTGGCTTTTAATCTACCCAAATAA
- a CDS encoding aspartate aminotransferase family protein: MKLFDVYPLFDINIVKGKGCHVWDDQGTEYLDLYGGHAVISIGHAHPYYVEMISKQVAQLGFYSNSVVNKLQQEVADRLGKLSGYDDYQLFLINSGAEANENALKLASFYNGRNRVLSFCKAFHGRTSLAVEVTHNPKIIAPINDNGHVTYLPLNDIEAAKAELAKGDVCAVIIEGIQGVGGIQVPEVKFLKELSKACEEVDAALVLDEIQSGYGRSGKFFAHQHAGIRPDIITVAKGIGNGFPMAGVLISPKFKPVYGQLGTTFGGNHLACAAAIAVLDVMKGENLVENAAKVGAHLLKELKQFSQIKEVRGEGLMIGMEFEEPIKELRQRLLFEQKVFTGVSGTNVIRLLPPLCLTMAEADEFLERFRKVLV; encoded by the coding sequence ATGAAATTATTTGATGTATATCCTCTTTTTGACATAAATATTGTCAAAGGAAAAGGTTGTCATGTCTGGGATGACCAAGGTACGGAATACCTTGATTTGTATGGTGGTCATGCGGTTATTTCTATCGGTCACGCACATCCATATTATGTGGAAATGATAAGCAAGCAGGTTGCACAGTTGGGATTTTATTCCAATTCGGTGGTTAACAAGCTACAGCAGGAAGTGGCAGACCGTTTAGGGAAACTTTCGGGTTATGATGATTATCAATTGTTTTTGATAAACAGTGGAGCTGAAGCTAATGAAAATGCGTTGAAACTGGCTTCTTTTTACAATGGTCGCAACCGTGTGCTTTCTTTTTGCAAAGCATTTCACGGACGTACTTCACTGGCAGTGGAGGTAACCCACAATCCGAAAATTATAGCCCCAATCAATGACAATGGGCATGTGACTTATCTGCCTTTGAACGATATAGAAGCAGCTAAAGCGGAATTGGCAAAAGGAGATGTCTGTGCGGTGATTATTGAAGGTATTCAAGGAGTAGGCGGTATTCAGGTTCCGGAAGTAAAATTCTTGAAAGAACTGAGTAAGGCTTGCGAAGAAGTGGATGCAGCCCTTGTTTTGGATGAAATACAATCCGGCTACGGGCGTAGCGGTAAATTTTTTGCTCACCAACATGCAGGTATCCGTCCCGATATAATTACGGTAGCAAAGGGGATTGGTAATGGCTTTCCGATGGCTGGTGTCCTGATCAGTCCGAAATTCAAGCCGGTATATGGACAATTGGGAACCACTTTTGGTGGTAACCACCTAGCTTGTGCTGCTGCTATCGCGGTGCTTGATGTTATGAAAGGTGAGAATCTGGTAGAGAATGCTGCCAAGGTAGGTGCTCATCTGCTGAAAGAATTGAAACAATTCTCACAGATTAAAGAGGTGCGTGGCGAAGGTTTGATGATCGGTATGGAATTTGAAGAACCGATTAAGGAATTGCGTCAGCGTTTGCTGTTCGAACAGAAAGTATTTACCGGAGTCAGTGGTACTAATGTGATTCGTCTGCTTCCGCCTTTGTGCCTTACTATGGCAGAGGCTGATGAATTTCTTGAACGCTTTCGTAAAGTGTTGGTATAA
- a CDS encoding L-rhamnose isomerase — translation MMKEELINKAYEIAKERYAAVGVDTEKVMETMQNFHLSLHCWQADDVTGFEVQAGSLTGGIQATGNYPGKARNIDELRADILKAASYIPGTHRLNLHEIYGDFQGKVVDRDEVEPEHFKSWIEWGKENNMKLDFNSTSFSHPKSGDLSLSNPDEGIRNFWIEHTKRCRAVAEEMGKAQGDPCIMNLWVHDGSKDITVNRMKYRALLKDSLDQIFATEYKNMKDCIESKVFGIGLESYTVGSNDFYIGYGAKNNKMITLDTGHFHPTESVADKVSSLLLYVPELMLHVSRPVRWDSDHVTIMDDPTMDLFSEIVRCNALDRVHYGLDYFDASINRIGAYVIGSRAAQKCMVRALLEPIAKLREYEANGQGFQRLALLEEEKALPWNAVWDMFCLKNNVPVGEEFIAEVEKYEAEVTSKR, via the coding sequence ATCATGAAAGAAGAATTGATTAATAAAGCGTATGAGATTGCAAAAGAACGTTATGCCGCTGTAGGTGTTGACACAGAAAAAGTAATGGAAACCATGCAGAATTTCCATCTGTCACTGCATTGCTGGCAAGCAGATGATGTAACCGGTTTCGAAGTTCAGGCAGGTTCATTGACCGGTGGTATCCAGGCTACAGGTAACTATCCCGGCAAAGCTCGCAACATCGACGAACTGCGTGCAGACATTCTGAAAGCTGCTTCATATATACCAGGTACTCACCGTTTGAATCTGCACGAAATTTATGGCGACTTTCAAGGAAAAGTCGTAGATCGTGACGAAGTAGAACCCGAACATTTCAAAAGTTGGATTGAATGGGGTAAGGAAAACAACATGAAACTGGATTTCAACTCTACTTCATTCTCCCATCCCAAAAGCGGTGATCTGTCTTTGTCAAATCCCGATGAAGGTATCCGCAACTTCTGGATTGAACATACTAAACGTTGCCGTGCCGTAGCCGAAGAAATGGGTAAAGCTCAAGGCGATCCTTGTATCATGAACCTGTGGGTACACGATGGCAGCAAAGACATCACTGTAAACCGCATGAAATATCGTGCTTTGTTAAAAGACTCTCTGGATCAGATTTTCGCAACAGAATACAAGAACATGAAAGACTGTATCGAATCCAAAGTATTCGGTATCGGACTGGAAAGCTATACAGTGGGGTCTAATGATTTCTATATCGGCTATGGCGCCAAGAACAACAAGATGATTACCTTGGATACCGGGCACTTCCACCCGACAGAAAGTGTTGCAGACAAAGTTTCTTCTTTATTGTTGTATGTTCCCGAACTGATGCTGCACGTAAGTCGCCCCGTACGTTGGGACTCAGACCACGTAACCATCATGGACGACCCGACTATGGATTTGTTCAGCGAAATCGTTCGTTGCAACGCCTTGGATCGTGTACACTATGGACTTGACTACTTCGATGCTTCCATCAACCGTATCGGTGCATACGTTATCGGCAGCCGTGCAGCTCAGAAATGTATGGTACGCGCTTTGCTGGAACCGATTGCCAAATTGCGCGAATACGAAGCAAACGGACAAGGATTCCAACGTCTGGCTCTGCTCGAAGAAGAAAAAGCTTTGCCTTGGAATGCTGTATGGGATATGTTCTGCTTGAAGAACAATGTACCCGTAGGCGAAGAGTTCATTGCAGAAGTAGAGAAATACGAAGCAGAAGTTACTTCTAAACGCTAA
- the argC gene encoding N-acetyl-gamma-glutamyl-phosphate reductase gives MIKAGIIGGAGYTAGELIRLLINHPDVDIKFINSSSNAGNKITDVHEGLYGETDLVFTDELPLDEIDVLFFCTAHGDTKKFMDSHNVPEDLKIIDLSMDYRIKSDDHDFIYGLPELNRRAICHSKHVANPGCFATCIQLGLLPLAKHLLLNEDVMVNAITGSTGAGVKPGATSHFSWRNNNMSIYKPFSHQHVPEIKQSLKQLQNSFNAEIDFIPYRGDFPRGIFATLVVKCKVELEELVKMYQDYYAEDSFVHIVDKNIDLKQVVNTNKCLIHLEKHGDKLLVISCIDNLLKGASGQAVHNMNLMFNLEETVGLRLKPSAF, from the coding sequence ATGATTAAAGCAGGAATTATCGGTGGGGCAGGTTATACGGCGGGCGAATTGATTCGTCTGCTGATTAATCACCCTGATGTAGACATAAAGTTTATAAATAGCAGCAGTAACGCTGGCAATAAGATTACCGACGTACATGAGGGACTCTATGGTGAAACGGATTTGGTTTTTACAGACGAACTTCCTCTGGATGAGATTGATGTATTGTTCTTCTGTACGGCTCATGGAGATACAAAGAAGTTTATGGATAGTCACAATGTACCCGAGGATTTGAAAATCATAGACCTCAGTATGGACTACCGTATCAAGAGTGATGACCATGACTTCATTTATGGTTTGCCGGAACTGAACCGTCGTGCTATCTGCCATAGCAAGCACGTGGCCAATCCGGGATGTTTTGCCACTTGTATTCAATTGGGTTTATTGCCGTTAGCCAAACATCTGTTACTGAACGAGGATGTAATGGTAAATGCCATTACCGGAAGTACAGGGGCAGGGGTGAAACCGGGTGCTACCAGTCATTTCAGTTGGCGTAATAATAATATGAGCATTTATAAACCGTTTTCTCATCAGCATGTTCCCGAAATCAAGCAATCATTGAAACAGTTGCAAAACAGCTTTAATGCTGAAATAGATTTTATTCCTTACCGGGGTGATTTCCCGCGTGGTATCTTTGCTACTCTGGTAGTCAAATGCAAGGTGGAACTGGAAGAACTGGTGAAGATGTATCAAGACTATTATGCCGAGGATTCTTTCGTTCATATTGTAGACAAAAATATAGATTTGAAGCAGGTGGTGAACACCAACAAGTGTTTGATTCATTTGGAGAAACATGGCGATAAGCTGCTGGTTATCTCTTGCATTGACAACTTGTTGAAGGGGGCAAGCGGACAAGCGGTTCATAATATGAATCTCATGTTCAATTTGGAAGAAACCGTAGGGTTGAGGTTGAAACCGTCTGCTTTTTAA
- the rhaT gene encoding L-rhamnose/proton symporter RhaT, giving the protein MEIIIGLIIIAIGSFCQSSSYVPIKKVKEWSWESFWLIQGVFAWLVFPLLGALLGIPQGGSLFDLWGAGGAPMSIFYGILWGVGGLTFGLSMRYLGVALGQSIALGTCAGFGTLFPAIFAGTNLFKGNGLILLLGVCITLSGIAIIGYAGSLRAKNMSEEDKRAAVKDFALTKGLLVALLAGVMSACFALGLDAGTPIKEAALAGGVEGLYAGLPVIFLVTLGGFLTNAVYCLQQNVANKTMSDYAKGNVWVNNLIFCALAGVLWYMQFFGLEMGKSFLTGSPVLLAFSWCILMALNVTFSNVWGILLKEWKGVSTQTITVLVTGLVVLIFSLVFPNLF; this is encoded by the coding sequence ATGGAAATCATTATCGGATTAATCATTATCGCTATAGGAAGCTTCTGCCAATCCAGTTCATACGTACCTATCAAGAAAGTAAAAGAATGGAGTTGGGAAAGTTTTTGGCTGATACAAGGTGTATTCGCCTGGTTGGTGTTCCCACTATTGGGCGCATTGCTAGGTATTCCCCAAGGAGGCAGTCTGTTTGACCTTTGGGGAGCGGGAGGTGCTCCAATGAGCATCTTTTATGGTATATTATGGGGAGTGGGCGGCCTTACCTTTGGTCTTTCCATGCGTTATCTGGGAGTAGCCTTAGGACAAAGTATCGCACTGGGTACTTGTGCCGGATTCGGTACACTGTTCCCCGCCATCTTTGCCGGAACCAACCTGTTCAAAGGAAACGGACTTATTCTTTTACTAGGAGTATGTATCACTTTGTCGGGCATTGCCATTATAGGATATGCCGGCAGTCTTCGCGCCAAAAACATGAGCGAGGAAGATAAACGCGCGGCAGTAAAAGATTTTGCTCTGACTAAAGGACTGTTGGTAGCCCTACTGGCAGGTGTGATGAGTGCCTGTTTCGCTTTGGGACTCGATGCAGGAACTCCCATCAAGGAAGCTGCGTTAGCTGGAGGTGTAGAAGGTCTTTATGCGGGACTTCCTGTAATCTTTCTGGTAACACTAGGCGGTTTTTTAACCAATGCCGTTTACTGTCTGCAACAAAATGTAGCCAACAAAACTATGAGTGATTATGCCAAAGGCAATGTATGGGTAAACAACCTGATATTCTGCGCCTTGGCAGGAGTACTGTGGTACATGCAATTCTTCGGACTGGAAATGGGTAAAAGTTTCCTGACCGGAAGTCCTGTACTGCTTGCCTTCTCATGGTGTATATTAATGGCTTTGAATGTTACTTTCAGTAACGTATGGGGTATTTTATTAAAAGAATGGAAAGGTGTATCCACCCAAACTATCACTGTTCTGGTAACCGGACTGGTAGTTCTTATCTTTTCTCTTGTATTCCCTAATTTATTCTAA
- the argR gene encoding arginine repressor: MKSKNSRLDAIKIIISSKEVGSQEELLQELAKEGFQLTQATLSRDLKQLKVAKAASMNGNYVYVLPNNTMYKRMTEQHSASEMLMHNGFISIEFSANLAVIKTRPGYASSLAYDIDNRNFDEILGTIAGDDTIMLVIREGCTRAGVKNALSLIIPNIQ, encoded by the coding sequence ATGAAGAGCAAGAATAGCAGACTTGATGCCATTAAGATTATTATTTCGAGTAAGGAAGTAGGTAGCCAGGAAGAGTTGTTGCAGGAATTGGCGAAAGAAGGATTCCAATTGACCCAAGCTACTTTGTCTCGTGACTTGAAGCAGTTGAAAGTGGCGAAGGCAGCCAGTATGAACGGAAATTATGTATATGTATTACCAAACAATACCATGTACAAACGTATGACTGAGCAACATTCGGCCAGTGAGATGTTGATGCATAATGGATTTATTTCCATTGAATTTTCGGCTAATCTGGCAGTAATCAAGACTCGTCCCGGATATGCTAGTAGTTTGGCTTATGATATTGATAACCGGAACTTTGATGAAATATTGGGAACTATTGCTGGTGATGATACTATTATGCTTGTCATTCGTGAAGGTTGCACAAGAGCGGGAGTGAAGAATGCACTTTCATTGATTATACCGAATATACAATAA
- a CDS encoding DUF4251 domain-containing protein, with protein sequence MKANKLFLLASFFLSSSLTPIAAQSKKEKKQQTEQAVREAVDAKTYKINVDRVMPMKGGSKHLTSDYSLEIRNDSVYSYLPYFGVAYNVPYGGGKGLNFSAPLSEYTSAYNKKGNAKITLKVRNEEDNYLYNIIIYPNGSSNIQVTPTNRQSISFSGEMDLKKKE encoded by the coding sequence ATGAAAGCAAATAAATTATTCCTTTTGGCAAGTTTCTTTCTATCAAGCAGCCTGACACCTATAGCGGCTCAGAGTAAGAAAGAGAAGAAGCAACAGACAGAACAAGCTGTACGCGAAGCTGTTGACGCAAAGACATACAAAATCAATGTGGACCGGGTAATGCCTATGAAAGGAGGCAGCAAACACCTGACTTCCGATTATTCTTTAGAAATAAGAAACGATTCGGTTTATTCCTATCTGCCTTATTTCGGAGTGGCGTATAACGTTCCTTACGGGGGTGGAAAAGGATTAAATTTTAGTGCTCCTTTATCAGAATATACTTCAGCATATAATAAAAAGGGGAATGCTAAAATCACACTAAAAGTACGGAACGAGGAAGACAATTACCTTTACAATATCATCATTTATCCCAATGGCAGCAGTAACATACAGGTCACCCCTACAAACAGACAATCTATTTCTTTCTCCGGAGAAATGGATCTAAAGAAGAAAGAATGA
- the proC gene encoding pyrroline-5-carboxylate reductase — MKVAIIGAGNMGGAIARGLAQGTIIPASDVTVADPFSGSLETLQADYPEINVTTENPKAIKDADIVILAVKPWLIDQVLSVIHLTPQQVLVSIAGGVTFEQLVKSVGPEQTIFRLIPNTAISQLESMTLISSRNASKEQEQLMLDIFNELGLAILIPESQMAATTALTSCGIAYVLKYIQAAMQAGIELGIYPKDAQKMVAQSVKGAASLILNNDTHPSVEIDKVCTPGGMTIKGINELDHEGFDSAIIKAMKACLK; from the coding sequence ATGAAAGTAGCAATTATTGGTGCGGGAAATATGGGAGGGGCTATTGCTCGCGGCCTTGCCCAAGGCACTATCATTCCTGCGAGTGATGTAACAGTAGCCGATCCGTTCAGCGGAAGTCTGGAAACTCTACAGGCGGATTATCCGGAGATTAATGTAACAACGGAAAACCCGAAAGCGATAAAGGATGCCGATATCGTTATTCTGGCTGTAAAACCGTGGTTGATAGATCAGGTATTGAGTGTGATTCATTTGACTCCTCAACAAGTATTAGTTTCTATCGCAGGCGGTGTAACCTTTGAGCAATTGGTGAAGAGTGTAGGCCCGGAACAGACTATATTCCGTCTGATTCCCAATACTGCTATATCTCAGCTGGAAAGTATGACCTTGATATCCAGTCGTAACGCCAGTAAGGAACAAGAACAACTGATGCTGGATATCTTTAATGAATTAGGATTGGCTATTCTTATTCCTGAAAGTCAGATGGCTGCTACTACGGCTTTGACTTCATGTGGTATCGCATATGTTTTGAAATATATTCAGGCAGCTATGCAGGCAGGTATTGAATTAGGAATTTATCCGAAAGATGCACAGAAAATGGTTGCTCAATCTGTGAAAGGGGCTGCTTCCTTGATATTGAATAATGATACTCATCCCAGTGTGGAAATAGATAAGGTGTGTACGCCCGGTGGTATGACTATCAAGGGTATTAATGAATTGGATCACGAAGGGTTTGACTCAGCGATCATTAAAGCAATGAAGGCTTGTCTGAAATAG